One genomic segment of Burkholderia multivorans ATCC BAA-247 includes these proteins:
- a CDS encoding DUF2827 domain-containing protein, with amino-acid sequence MSDSTARHASGDGKRLVVGVSLYVRGAGQSLWENGIFQNCLLLILLLRQSPLVAEAVMVNGGEQLADPQMMLGEWDVPLLSMDEALQRCDVLIEMSAQFGADYLRAFRERGGKVVTMRVGNDYVIDIERAMFNKPSGFLFSGAPYDAVWTIPEFERSCLHYYQTGLRAPVTIVPHIWHPMLFDKARATLGPGLSYGYRPGRPRWRVTMFEPNICMVKTSIIPMLVTEEAYRAQPAFLDIVRVCNTVHMKEHATFVHFAKSLDIVNHGITTFESRYAVYEFMAAYGDAVVSHTWENAQNYLYYELLYGDYPLIHNSPFLGKAGYYYPDFDCQAGGRALLQAFAEHDANLDAYREQSKHVLDSVSIYNPDNVAAYTDAIAALYRDA; translated from the coding sequence ATGTCGGACTCCACTGCCCGCCACGCATCCGGCGACGGCAAACGTCTCGTCGTCGGCGTGTCGCTGTACGTACGCGGCGCCGGCCAGTCGCTGTGGGAAAACGGCATCTTCCAGAACTGCCTGCTGCTGATCCTGCTGCTGCGCCAGTCGCCGCTCGTCGCCGAAGCCGTGATGGTGAACGGCGGCGAGCAGCTCGCCGATCCGCAGATGATGCTCGGCGAATGGGACGTGCCGCTGCTGTCGATGGACGAAGCGCTGCAGCGCTGCGACGTGCTGATCGAAATGAGCGCACAGTTCGGCGCCGATTATCTGCGCGCGTTCCGCGAACGCGGCGGCAAGGTCGTGACGATGCGCGTCGGCAACGACTACGTGATCGACATCGAGCGCGCGATGTTCAACAAGCCGTCGGGTTTCCTGTTCTCGGGCGCGCCGTACGACGCGGTATGGACGATTCCGGAATTCGAGCGCTCGTGCCTGCATTACTACCAGACAGGCCTGCGCGCGCCCGTGACGATCGTGCCGCACATCTGGCATCCGATGCTGTTCGATAAGGCGCGCGCGACGCTCGGGCCCGGCCTGTCGTACGGCTATCGGCCCGGTCGGCCGCGCTGGCGCGTGACGATGTTCGAGCCGAACATCTGCATGGTGAAGACGAGCATCATCCCGATGCTCGTCACCGAAGAAGCGTATCGCGCGCAGCCGGCGTTCCTCGACATCGTGCGCGTGTGCAACACGGTACACATGAAGGAGCACGCGACTTTCGTGCACTTCGCGAAGAGCCTCGACATCGTCAACCACGGCATCACGACGTTCGAGAGCCGCTACGCGGTGTACGAGTTCATGGCCGCGTACGGCGACGCCGTCGTGTCGCACACGTGGGAAAACGCGCAGAACTATCTGTACTACGAGCTGCTGTACGGCGACTATCCGCTGATCCATAATTCGCCGTTCCTCGGCAAGGCCGGGTATTACTATCCGGACTTCGACTGCCAGGCCGGCGGCCGCGCGCTGCTGCAGGCCTTTGCCGAGCACGACGCGAACCTCGACGCGTATCGCGAGCAGTCGAAGCACGTGCTCGACTCGGTCAGCATCTACAACCCCGACAACGTGGCCGCGTATACGGACGCGATCGCCGCGCTTTATCGCGACGCGTGA
- a CDS encoding DUF2827 domain-containing protein — MTDINETASGRARKQRPAVGISLFARDGQAIWENGIHQNIAFLAMMLKRSDRVGPVYFLNGGDAKALPAGLDLDGLDVPLVNPADVTHDIDVVIEMGAQLPVEWLRHVKALGAKLVACYVGHTYSGLAETPIFDKPSGHIFNGTQFDEVWVLEKSQKIDVPLLRTLTRAPVYTIPHLWSPYFLDRRIAALAAEGATFGYRPGRRPWRLATLEPNISVVKTCHYPMLVCDELYRARPDTVQHLFVVNSMHMKEHPTFVHFANSLDLVRQHKATFEPRLDLPGFMARHADAVVSHHWENAQNYLYYDVLYGGYPLLHNSPLLGDAGYYYPDFDSATGGRVLLDAWLHHDERLDDYRAKADRLLRAVSIDNPANLDAFLARLVA; from the coding sequence GTGACGGACATCAATGAAACCGCTTCGGGCCGCGCCCGCAAGCAACGGCCGGCGGTCGGCATCTCGCTGTTCGCGCGCGACGGCCAGGCGATCTGGGAAAACGGCATCCATCAGAACATCGCATTCCTCGCGATGATGCTCAAGCGCTCGGACCGCGTGGGCCCGGTCTATTTCCTGAACGGCGGCGACGCGAAGGCACTGCCGGCCGGACTCGATCTCGACGGCCTCGACGTGCCGCTCGTGAATCCGGCCGACGTCACGCACGACATCGACGTCGTGATCGAAATGGGCGCGCAGCTGCCGGTCGAATGGCTCAGACATGTGAAGGCGCTCGGCGCGAAGCTCGTCGCCTGCTATGTCGGCCATACGTACAGCGGTCTGGCCGAAACGCCGATCTTCGACAAGCCGTCGGGTCACATCTTCAACGGCACGCAATTCGACGAAGTCTGGGTGCTCGAGAAGTCGCAAAAGATCGACGTGCCGCTGCTGCGCACGCTGACGCGCGCGCCCGTCTATACGATTCCGCATCTGTGGTCGCCGTATTTTCTCGATCGCCGCATCGCCGCGCTCGCGGCCGAAGGCGCGACGTTCGGCTATCGGCCGGGCCGCCGCCCGTGGCGGCTCGCGACGCTCGAGCCGAACATCTCGGTCGTGAAGACCTGCCACTATCCGATGCTCGTGTGCGACGAACTTTATCGCGCGCGCCCCGATACGGTGCAGCACCTGTTCGTCGTCAACTCGATGCACATGAAGGAACATCCGACCTTCGTGCACTTCGCGAACAGCCTCGATCTCGTGCGTCAGCACAAGGCGACGTTCGAGCCGCGCCTCGATCTACCGGGCTTCATGGCGCGCCATGCGGACGCCGTCGTGTCCCACCACTGGGAAAACGCGCAGAACTACCTGTACTACGACGTGCTGTACGGCGGCTACCCGCTGCTCCACAACTCGCCGCTGCTCGGCGACGCCGGCTACTACTATCCGGACTTCGATTCCGCCACGGGCGGGCGCGTGCTGCTCGATGCGTGGCTGCATCACGACGAACGGCTCGACGACTATCGCGCCAAGGCCGACCGGCTGCTGCGCGCGGTCTCGATCGACAACCCCGCGAACCTCGACGCGTTCCTCGCGCGTCTGGTCGCCTGA
- a CDS encoding DUF2827 family protein has translation MKINVAITMNVQRDATQSIWYNGANQHCVYLYMLLKRSPLIGEVWLAHDDGIAEYPQALMMDAFRDALRPLSSVIHQTDLLIEMNAFIDSTHAQAVRQRGGKCVSYRFGNDYVIAVETINFEKNNWRPNPHRVQFDEIWTNPQHMHTCAAYFQAVYRAPVIELPHIWSPYFIERSLDADPELKARFGYRNHGRAKRIAFFEPNLNVVKSALVPMLAANACYVEHPELVEHVYMTNTFDKKENVAFKHLALGLEMVRDGKATADVRAPFVAWAAHHTDIVVSHHWENGLNYLLYDALYGNYPLVHNSAFLRDVGYYYPDFEIFDAARAIATAAQTHDERLDDYAAAARRCLQHVDALAEHNVRIHTEHVQRLFAGRALG, from the coding sequence ATGAAAATCAATGTCGCGATTACGATGAACGTGCAGCGCGACGCGACGCAGTCGATCTGGTATAACGGCGCGAACCAGCATTGCGTCTATCTGTACATGCTGCTGAAGCGTTCTCCGCTGATCGGCGAGGTGTGGCTCGCGCACGACGACGGTATCGCCGAGTATCCGCAGGCGCTGATGATGGACGCGTTCCGCGATGCGCTGCGGCCGCTCTCCTCGGTGATCCATCAGACCGACCTGCTGATCGAGATGAACGCGTTCATCGATTCGACGCACGCGCAAGCGGTGCGGCAGCGCGGCGGCAAATGCGTGTCCTACCGGTTCGGCAACGACTACGTGATCGCCGTCGAAACGATCAACTTCGAGAAGAACAACTGGCGGCCGAATCCGCACCGCGTGCAGTTCGACGAAATCTGGACGAACCCGCAGCACATGCATACGTGCGCCGCGTACTTCCAGGCCGTCTATCGCGCGCCGGTGATCGAACTGCCGCACATCTGGTCGCCGTATTTCATCGAACGCAGCCTCGATGCGGACCCGGAACTGAAGGCGCGCTTCGGCTACCGCAATCACGGCCGCGCGAAACGGATCGCGTTCTTCGAGCCGAATTTGAACGTCGTGAAGAGCGCGCTCGTGCCGATGCTCGCTGCGAACGCGTGCTATGTCGAGCATCCCGAACTCGTCGAACACGTGTACATGACCAACACGTTCGACAAGAAGGAAAACGTCGCCTTCAAGCATCTCGCGCTCGGGCTCGAGATGGTGCGCGACGGCAAGGCGACCGCCGACGTGCGTGCGCCGTTCGTCGCGTGGGCAGCGCATCACACCGACATCGTCGTCTCGCACCATTGGGAAAACGGCCTCAATTACCTGCTTTACGACGCGCTGTACGGCAACTACCCGCTCGTCCACAACTCGGCGTTCCTGCGCGACGTCGGGTACTACTATCCGGACTTCGAGATCTTCGATGCGGCGCGCGCGATCGCCACCGCCGCGCAGACGCACGACGAACGGCTCGACGACTACGCCGCAGCCGCACGCCGCTGCCTGCAGCACGTCGATGCGCTCGCCGAGCACAACGTGCGGATCCATACCGAGCACGTGCAGCGCCTGTTCGCCGGGCGCGCGCTTGGCTGA
- a CDS encoding ESPR-type extended signal peptide-containing protein produces MNRTYRSIWNEALGAWVAASELDAARGKPNKSAVAIAAAVVLTALPALASANTFVPGTTNGSQFTVSSCTSSGGNGTVGRTTTGNTNAYASDGSGTYSTVAGCNASGNSNLAATAYGAFAQITGTGGTATGFLSSAALWGTAAGLESTASGAGSTALGFGATANALNSVAIGGAAGNGTTPLSYANSTIASGAGAVAIGSNATKGAQAAASDGIAIGGQSSVASAATSGIAVGRGATVNGAYGIAQGDGVVSGATGRNVAIGSTGTTANGGTASGGAVAIGRGQTATGDGAVAIGDPNSATGTGALAVGANNTSNGQGAVALGNANSASGTGSVAMGNGNTASNSSVAIGSSANATGTNGSVAIGNSATANGTGAIALGNVGSFAANTQATGADALALGNGATASGNAGAVAVGAAAVASNSYATAFGSNSTASGAGSVAFAQNATASVTNAIALGVGSTANVANSVALGSNSVTSSALTSTSGGTTPVSNTTIGGQTFGNYAGAGAAGGVVSVGQPNAERRVQNVAAGLVSATSTDAINGSQLYAVASTTTSSISSLSTSASTGISSANSSIGSLSTATSSSISSLSTSASTGISSANSSIKSLSTGLSSTNSSVTSLSTGLSSTNSSVTSLSSSASTGISSANSSIGSLSTATSSSISSLSTSASTGISSANSSIGSLSTGLSSTNSSVTSLSTSASTGISSANSSIGSLSTGLSSTNSSVTSLSTSASTGISSANSSIGSLSTATSSSISSLSTSASTGISSANSSIGSLSTATSSSISSLSTSASTGISSANSSIGSLSTATSSSISSLSTSASTGISSANSSIGSLSTGLSSTNSSVTSLSSSASTGISSANSSIGSLSTGLSSTNSSVTSLSTSTSTGIASLSTSTSTAIEAAKTHYYSVNDGGTQKANYANDGATGVNALAAGVAASAAGASSVAVGDSANAKANGTVAIGRNAVANNVGDVALGSGSVTAAPNPTPTGSVGGVTHTFAGGNPTSVVSVGDKGAERQVTNVAAGRITADSTDAINGSQLFATNSAVDSLSTTVSSSSNAISSLSTGLSSTNSSVVSLSTSTSTGLSSANSSIASLSTSTSTGLSSANSSITSLSTSTSTGLSSANSSITSLSTSTSTGLSSANSSIGSLSTGLSSTDSSVASLSTSTSTGLSSANSSIGSLSTGLSSTDSSVASLSTSTSTGLSSANSSITSLSTSTSTGLSSANSSIGSLSTGLSSTDSSVASLSTSTSTGLSSANSSIGSLSTGLSSTDSSVASLSTSTSTGLSSANSSIGSLSTGLSSTDSSVASLSTSTSTGLSSANSSIGSLSTGLSSTDSSVASLSTSTSTGLSSANSSIGSLSTGLSSTDSSVASLSTSTSTGLSSANSSITSLSTSTSTGLSSANSSIGSLSTGLSSTDSSVASLSTSTSTGLSSANSSITSLSTSTSTGLSSANSSIGSLSTGLSSTDSSVASLSTSTSTGLSSANSSIGSLSTGLSSTDSSVASLSTSTSTGLSSANSSIGSLSTGLSSTDSSVASLSTSTSTGLSSANSSIGSLSTGLSSTDSSVASLSTSTSTGLSSANSSIGSLSTGLSSTDSSVASLSTSTSTGLSSANSSITSLSTSTSTGLSSANSSIGSLSTGLSSANSSITSLSTSTSTGLSSATSSIGSLSTGLSSANSSIGSLSTGLSSTNSSVASLSTGLSSTDSSLASLSTSTSTGLSSATSSIGSLSTGLSSTDSTLTSLSTSTSSGIGSLSTGLSTANDSITSLSTSTSTAIQAAKTHYYSVNDNGTQQGNYNNDGATGINALAAGTNAGATGASSVAVGDGATASSDDAVAIGHDATATGGKAVSIGSANTASGDGAVALGAKNAATGTGAVALGNANTATGDGSLAIGNTSTAAGAGSLAFGTNAVAKNVNDVALGTNSVTANANPTSSATIGGVTYLFAGSAPTSVVSVGAPGAERQITNVAAGRISADSTDAINGSQLNATNQAVNSLSTSTASNISSLSTGIGSLSTGLSSTNSTVASLSTSTSTAIGSLSTGLSATNSNLTSLSTSTSTGIGSLSTGLSSTNSTVASLSTGVTNINNQLTQLSTTLNNNTTRSLTTNGVTADMNGTGNDRPVVAAGSNSVAIGANSTDGGRSNVVSVGSDTQQRQITNVAPGTQGTDAVNVNQLTAVQSTLSTALSGQQAQINSLGSQLQQTDQMAKQGIAAVGAMASIPQLDRDANFGMGIGASTFLGQKAMAVNMQARISENLKASINGGFSGNQKVIGAGMLYQWK; encoded by the coding sequence ATGAACCGCACATACCGCTCGATCTGGAACGAGGCGCTCGGCGCCTGGGTCGCGGCATCCGAACTCGACGCCGCGCGCGGAAAGCCGAACAAGTCCGCCGTCGCGATCGCCGCCGCCGTCGTGCTGACGGCGCTGCCCGCCCTGGCAAGCGCCAACACGTTCGTGCCCGGCACGACGAACGGCTCGCAATTCACCGTCTCGTCGTGTACGTCGAGCGGCGGCAACGGCACCGTCGGCCGCACGACCACCGGCAACACGAACGCATATGCATCCGACGGCTCCGGCACGTATTCGACCGTCGCCGGCTGTAACGCGAGCGGCAACAGCAACCTCGCGGCCACCGCCTACGGCGCGTTTGCGCAGATCACCGGCACGGGCGGCACCGCGACGGGCTTCCTGTCGTCGGCCGCGCTGTGGGGCACGGCGGCCGGCCTCGAATCGACCGCGAGCGGCGCCGGTTCGACCGCGCTCGGCTTCGGCGCAACCGCGAATGCGCTGAACTCGGTGGCGATCGGCGGTGCGGCCGGCAACGGCACGACGCCGCTGTCGTACGCGAACTCGACGATCGCGTCGGGCGCCGGCGCGGTCGCGATCGGCAGCAACGCGACGAAGGGCGCGCAAGCGGCCGCGTCGGACGGCATCGCGATCGGCGGGCAGTCGTCGGTCGCGTCGGCGGCCACGTCGGGCATCGCGGTCGGCCGCGGTGCAACCGTCAACGGCGCATACGGCATCGCGCAAGGCGACGGTGTCGTGTCGGGTGCGACCGGCCGCAACGTGGCGATCGGCTCGACCGGCACGACGGCGAACGGCGGTACGGCAAGCGGCGGCGCGGTTGCGATCGGCCGCGGTCAGACGGCGACCGGCGACGGCGCAGTGGCAATCGGCGACCCGAACAGCGCGACCGGCACCGGCGCGCTCGCGGTCGGCGCGAACAACACGTCCAACGGCCAAGGCGCGGTGGCGCTCGGCAACGCGAACTCGGCGAGCGGTACGGGCTCCGTCGCGATGGGCAACGGCAACACCGCGTCGAACAGCTCGGTGGCGATCGGCAGCTCGGCGAATGCGACGGGCACGAACGGCTCGGTCGCGATCGGCAACTCCGCGACGGCGAACGGCACGGGCGCGATCGCGCTCGGCAATGTCGGCAGCTTCGCGGCCAATACGCAGGCGACCGGCGCAGACGCGCTCGCACTCGGCAACGGCGCGACGGCGAGCGGCAACGCGGGCGCGGTGGCCGTCGGTGCGGCCGCGGTCGCGTCGAACTCGTACGCGACCGCGTTCGGTTCGAACTCGACCGCGTCGGGCGCGGGTTCGGTCGCGTTCGCGCAAAACGCGACGGCGTCGGTGACGAATGCGATCGCGCTCGGCGTCGGGTCGACCGCGAACGTCGCGAATTCGGTCGCACTCGGCAGCAACTCGGTGACGAGCAGTGCGCTGACGTCGACGTCCGGCGGCACGACGCCGGTCAGCAACACGACGATCGGCGGCCAGACCTTCGGCAACTATGCGGGCGCGGGCGCGGCAGGCGGCGTCGTCAGCGTCGGTCAGCCGAACGCGGAGCGCCGCGTGCAGAACGTCGCCGCGGGGCTCGTCAGCGCGACCAGTACGGATGCGATCAACGGCAGCCAGCTCTATGCTGTGGCGAGCACGACGACGTCGAGCATCTCTTCGCTGTCGACTTCCGCTTCGACCGGGATTTCGTCGGCGAATAGTTCGATCGGGTCGCTGTCGACGGCGACGTCGAGCAGCATCTCTTCGCTGTCGACCTCGGCTTCGACGGGTATCTCGTCCGCCAATAGCTCGATCAAGTCGTTGTCGACGGGGCTGAGCTCGACCAATAGCTCTGTTACGTCGCTGTCGACTGGCCTTAGCTCGACCAATAGCTCCGTTACGTCGCTGTCCAGCTCGGCTTCGACCGGGATTTCGTCGGCGAACAGTTCGATCGGGTCGTTGTCGACTGCAACGTCGAGCAGCATCTCTTCGCTGTCGACTTCCGCTTCGACGGGTATCTCGTCGGCGAACAGCTCGATCGGATCGCTGTCGACGGGCCTTAGCTCCACCAATAGCTCGGTTACGTCGCTGTCGACTTCGGCTTCGACCGGCATCTCTTCGGCGAATAGCTCGATCGGATCGCTGTCCACGGGCCTGAGCTCGACCAACAGCTCTGTTACGTCGCTGTCCACCTCGGCTTCGACCGGCATCTCGTCGGCGAATAGTTCGATCGGCTCGTTGTCGACTGCAACATCGAGCAGCATCTCTTCGCTGTCGACTTCCGCTTCGACGGGTATCTCGTCGGCTAATAGCTCCATCGGATCGCTCTCGACTGCAACATCGAGCAGCATCTCTTCGCTGTCGACTTCCGCTTCGACGGGTATCTCGTCGGCTAATAGCTCCATCGGATCGCTCTCGACTGCAACGTCGAGCAGCATCTCTTCGCTGTCGACTTCCGCTTCGACCGGTATCTCGTCGGCGAACAGCTCGATCGGGTCGCTGTCGACGGGCCTTAGCTCCACCAATAGCTCGGTCACGTCGCTGTCCAGCTCCGCTTCGACCGGCATCTCGTCGGCGAACAGCTCGATTGGCTCGCTGTCGACGGGCCTCAGCTCGACGAACAGCTCCGTCACGTCGCTGTCCACGTCGACCTCGACCGGCATCGCGTCGCTGTCGACCTCCACGTCGACCGCAATCGAAGCGGCGAAAACGCACTACTACAGCGTCAACGACGGCGGTACGCAAAAGGCGAACTACGCCAACGACGGGGCAACGGGCGTCAACGCGCTGGCCGCGGGCGTCGCGGCGAGCGCCGCCGGTGCGAGCAGCGTCGCGGTCGGCGATAGCGCAAACGCGAAAGCCAACGGCACGGTCGCGATCGGTCGGAACGCGGTCGCGAACAACGTCGGCGACGTCGCGCTCGGCAGCGGCTCCGTGACGGCGGCGCCGAACCCGACGCCGACAGGCAGCGTCGGCGGCGTCACGCACACGTTCGCAGGCGGCAACCCGACCAGCGTCGTCAGCGTCGGCGACAAGGGCGCCGAGCGTCAGGTGACCAACGTCGCGGCCGGCCGCATCACCGCCGACAGCACCGATGCGATCAACGGCTCGCAACTCTTCGCGACCAACTCGGCCGTCGACTCGCTGTCGACCACGGTGTCGTCGTCGAGCAACGCCATTTCGTCGCTGTCGACGGGATTGTCGTCGACCAATAGCTCGGTCGTTTCGCTTTCGACTTCGACGTCGACGGGTCTGTCCTCGGCTAACAGCTCCATCGCCTCGCTCTCGACGTCGACTTCGACCGGTCTGTCGTCGGCCAACAGTTCGATCACGTCGCTCTCGACTTCGACCTCGACGGGTCTGTCGTCGGCCAACAGCTCGATCACGTCGCTCTCGACTTCGACTTCGACGGGTCTGTCATCGGCCAACAGCTCGATCGGATCTTTGTCGACCGGCCTCAGCTCGACCGATAGCTCGGTCGCTTCGCTTTCGACCTCGACCTCGACTGGCCTCTCGTCGGCTAACAGTTCGATCGGCTCTCTGTCGACCGGCCTCAGCTCGACCGATAGCTCGGTCGCTTCGCTCTCGACTTCGACTTCGACGGGTCTGTCGTCCGCTAACAGCTCAATCACGTCCCTGTCGACATCGACCTCGACCGGTCTGTCATCGGCTAACAGTTCGATCGGTTCTCTGTCGACAGGCCTCAGCTCGACCGATAGCTCGGTCGCGTCGCTTTCGACCTCGACCTCGACTGGTCTCTCGTCGGCGAACAGCTCAATCGGCTCTCTGTCGACCGGCCTCAGCTCGACCGACAGCTCGGTCGCTTCGCTTTCGACCTCGACTTCGACCGGCCTCTCGTCCGCTAACAGCTCGATCGGCTCTCTGTCGACGGGCCTCAGTTCGACCGATAGCTCGGTCGCGTCGCTTTCGACCTCGACTTCGACCGGTCTCTCGTCCGCGAACAGCTCGATCGGCTCTCTGTCGACCGGCCTCAGCTCGACCGATAGCTCGGTCGCGTCGCTTTCGACTTCGACTTCGACTGGTCTCTCGTCGGCAAACAGCTCGATCGGTTCTCTGTCGACCGGCCTCAGCTCGACCGATAGCTCGGTCGCTTCGCTCTCGACTTCGACTTCGACGGGGCTCTCGTCGGCCAATAGTTCGATCACGTCGCTCTCGACTTCGACCTCGACGGGCCTGTCATCGGCCAACAGCTCGATCGGATCTTTGTCGACCGGCCTCAGTTCGACCGATAGCTCGGTCGCTTCGCTGTCGACTTCGACGTCGACTGGCCTCTCGTCGGCGAATAGCTCGATCACGTCTCTGTCGACTTCGACTTCGACCGGCCTCTCGTCGGCAAACAGCTCGATCGGATCGCTGTCTACCGGCCTCAGCTCGACCGATAGCTCGGTCGCTTCGCTGTCGACCTCGACTTCGACCGGCCTCTCGTCCGCGAACAGCTCGATCGGCTCTCTGTCGACGGGCCTCAGCTCGACCGATAGCTCGGTCGCGTCGCTTTCGACCTCGACTTCGACCGGTCTCTCGTCCGCGAACAGCTCGATCGGCTCTCTGTCGACAGGCCTCAGCTCGACCGATAGCTCGGTCGCGTCGCTGTCGACTTCGACTTCGACTGGTCTCTCGTCGGCAAACAGCTCGATCGGTTCTCTGTCGACCGGCCTCAGCTCCACCGACAGCTCGGTCGCTTCGCTCTCGACCTCGACTTCGACCGGTCTCTCGTCGGCAAACAGCTCGATCGGTTCTCTGTCGACGGGCCTCAGCTCGACCGATAGCTCAGTCGCTTCGCTCTCGACCTCGACTTCGACCGGCCTCTCGTCGGCGAATAGCTCGATCACGTCCTTGTCGACTTCGACCTCGACCGGTCTCTCGTCGGCTAACAGCTCGATCGGTTCTCTCTCGACCGGGCTCTCCTCCGCAAACAGCTCGATCACGTCCTTGTCGACCTCGACCTCGACCGGCCTCTCATCGGCCACCAGCTCGATCGGCTCGCTGTCGACCGGCCTCTCCTCGGCCAACAGCTCGATCGGCTCCCTGTCGACCGGCCTCAGCTCGACCAACAGCTCGGTCGCTTCGCTGTCGACCGGCCTCAGCTCGACCGATAGCTCGCTCGCTTCGCTGTCGACCTCGACTTCGACCGGTCTCTCGTCGGCCACCAGCTCGATCGGCTCTTTGTCCACCGGGCTGAGCTCGACCGACAGCACGCTCACGTCGCTGTCCACGTCGACCTCGTCGGGCATCGGCTCGCTGTCCACCGGCCTGAGCACCGCGAACGACTCGATCACGTCCCTCTCCACGTCGACGTCGACCGCCATCCAGGCAGCGAAGACGCACTACTACAGCGTCAACGACAACGGCACGCAGCAGGGCAACTACAACAACGACGGCGCAACCGGCATCAACGCACTCGCAGCCGGCACGAACGCCGGTGCGACGGGCGCGAGCAGCGTCGCGGTCGGCGACGGCGCGACCGCGTCGTCCGACGACGCAGTCGCGATCGGCCACGACGCGACGGCGACCGGCGGCAAGGCCGTGTCGATCGGCTCGGCGAACACCGCGAGCGGGGACGGCGCGGTCGCGCTCGGCGCAAAGAACGCGGCGACCGGCACCGGCGCAGTCGCACTCGGCAACGCCAACACGGCGACCGGCGACGGCTCGCTCGCGATCGGCAACACGTCGACGGCTGCCGGCGCGGGTTCGCTCGCCTTCGGTACGAACGCGGTCGCGAAGAACGTCAACGACGTCGCACTCGGCACCAACTCGGTCACGGCAAACGCGAACCCGACGTCGAGCGCCACGATCGGCGGCGTCACGTACCTGTTCGCAGGCAGCGCGCCGACGAGCGTCGTGAGCGTCGGCGCGCCGGGCGCGGAACGCCAGATCACGAACGTCGCCGCCGGCCGGATCTCGGCCGACAGCACCGACGCGATCAACGGCAGCCAGCTCAACGCGACGAACCAGGCGGTCAACAGCCTCTCCACGTCGACCGCGTCGAACATCTCGTCGCTGTCGACCGGCATCGGTTCGCTGTCGACGGGCCTGAGCTCGACGAACAGCACCGTCGCATCGCTGTCCACGTCGACCTCGACGGCGATCGGCTCGCTGTCGACCGGCCTCAGCGCGACGAACAGCAACCTCACGTCGCTGTCCACGTCGACGTCGACCGGCATCGGCTCGCTGTCGACCGGCCTCAGCTCGACGAACAGCACGGTCGCGTCGCTGTCGACGGGCGTGACGAACATCAACAACCAGCTGACGCAGCTCTCGACGACGCTGAACAACAACACGACGCGCTCGCTCACCACCAACGGCGTTACCGCCGACATGAACGGAACGGGCAACGATCGTCCGGTCGTCGCGGCCGGCTCGAACTCCGTCGCGATCGGCGCGAATTCGACGGACGGCGGCCGCTCGAACGTCGTGTCGGTCGGCAGCGACACGCAGCAGCGCCAGATCACGAACGTCGCGCCGGGCACGCAAGGCACCGACGCGGTGAACGTGAACCAGCTGACGGCCGTGCAGTCGACGCTGTCGACGGCGTTGTCGGGCCAGCAGGCGCAAATCAACTCGCTCGGCTCGCAGCTGCAGCAGACGGACCAGATGGCGAAGCAGGGTATCGCGGCTGTCGGCGCGATGGCGTCGATCCCGCAGCTCGACCGCGACGCCAACTTCGGGATGGGGATCGGCGCATCGACGTTCCTCGGCCAGAAGGCGATGGCCGTGAACATGCAGGCGCGCATCAGCGAGAACCTGAAGGCGTCGATCAACGGCGGCTTCAGCGGCAACCAGAAGGTGATCGGCGCAGGCATGCTGTACCAGTGGAAGTAA
- a CDS encoding OmpA family protein yields MNKLALALALSSAALAACSTASGPTFSASELQPRDGVRTFQVDCHGLLSGPQTCMKAARKICGEQPVRAVDTMRALRDGSDPATLVFQCGAPPADAAPAAEPAPAAVEHVSLAGDALFASGLATLTPAARASLDKLLNAYGDRSYTQVSVTGYTDSVGSDASNLALSKRRAEAVAAYLQQRGLNARTLTVTGRGSADPIATNATAEGRATNRRVEISLQR; encoded by the coding sequence GTGAACAAACTCGCTCTTGCGCTCGCACTGTCGAGCGCGGCGCTCGCCGCCTGCTCGACGGCATCGGGCCCGACCTTCAGCGCCTCCGAACTGCAGCCGCGCGATGGCGTGCGGACGTTCCAGGTGGACTGCCACGGTCTGCTGTCCGGCCCGCAAACCTGCATGAAGGCCGCGCGGAAGATCTGCGGCGAACAACCCGTGCGCGCCGTCGACACGATGCGCGCGCTGCGCGACGGCAGCGATCCGGCCACGCTGGTGTTCCAGTGCGGCGCCCCGCCGGCCGACGCCGCCCCGGCCGCCGAGCCCGCGCCCGCCGCGGTCGAACATGTGAGCCTCGCCGGCGACGCGCTGTTCGCAAGCGGCCTCGCGACGCTGACGCCGGCCGCCCGCGCGTCGCTCGACAAGCTGCTGAACGCGTACGGCGACCGCTCGTACACGCAAGTCAGCGTCACCGGCTATACGGATTCGGTCGGCAGCGACGCATCGAATCTCGCGCTGTCGAAGCGGCGGGCGGAAGCCGTCGCCGCCTATCTGCAGCAGCGCGGGCTGAATGCGCGCACGCTGACGGTGACGGGGCGCGGCAGCGCCGATCCGATCGCGACGAACGCGACGGCCGAAGGCCGCGCGACCAACCGCCGCGTGGAAATCTCGCTGCAGCGCTGA